The proteins below are encoded in one region of Qingshengfaniella alkalisoli:
- a CDS encoding UxaA family hydrolase, whose amino-acid sequence MTSKTILLHPDDTVAIALEDLPAGIQLPDHGITTTGAINRGHKIALRDVLAGEKIHRYGQIIGQATKDIKAGDHIHSHNMGMGEHSRDYAIAQANSPLPAIEDGRTFMGYRRSDGKAGTRNYLGIVTTVNCSGSVARFIAEAVEKSDWFQRMENIDGVVPIAHSGGCGMSGTDEGYDTLFRTISGYARHPNFGGVLLVGLGCEVMQIPALVGAGRLRDDNNFRYMTIQQTGGTRRTIEEGLKVLREMGEIANKATREPIPVSEITVGMQCGGSDGYSGITANPALGYASDLLVRRGGSTILSETPEIYGAEHLLTRRAVASQVAEDLIARIAWWEDYTATRGGEMDNNPSPGNKRGGLTTILEKSLGAVAKSGTAPLAGFYKFAEPVDRKGFVYMDSPGYDPCSVTGQIASGANLIIFTTGRGSVSGYKPTPGIKLATNSEMYARMSEDMDINCGDIVTDGVSLEQKGEEIFEMMIRVASGERTKSEQLGFGGAEFVPWQIGAVM is encoded by the coding sequence ATGACAAGCAAGACGATCCTTCTTCACCCCGATGACACCGTAGCGATCGCGCTCGAAGACTTGCCCGCAGGCATTCAACTGCCCGACCACGGCATCACAACGACGGGAGCGATCAATCGCGGCCACAAGATCGCGCTTCGTGATGTGCTGGCGGGAGAGAAGATCCATCGCTATGGTCAGATCATCGGGCAAGCGACGAAAGACATCAAGGCAGGGGATCACATCCATTCACACAACATGGGGATGGGTGAACACTCCCGCGACTACGCCATCGCGCAAGCGAATTCTCCGCTGCCCGCAATCGAAGATGGCCGCACCTTCATGGGCTACCGGCGCAGCGACGGAAAAGCCGGTACGCGAAACTATCTGGGCATTGTTACGACAGTGAACTGCTCGGGTAGCGTCGCGAGGTTCATCGCGGAAGCCGTTGAGAAATCGGACTGGTTCCAACGGATGGAAAATATCGATGGTGTCGTACCCATCGCCCATAGCGGTGGTTGTGGTATGTCGGGTACGGATGAAGGGTACGACACCCTTTTCCGCACGATTTCAGGCTACGCGCGGCACCCGAATTTCGGTGGCGTGCTGTTGGTCGGACTGGGCTGCGAGGTTATGCAGATTCCGGCGCTGGTCGGCGCTGGTCGGCTGCGCGATGACAACAATTTCCGCTATATGACCATCCAGCAGACAGGCGGAACCCGCCGCACCATCGAGGAAGGCCTGAAGGTTCTGCGCGAGATGGGCGAGATCGCGAACAAGGCCACGCGCGAACCGATCCCCGTCTCCGAGATTACCGTTGGCATGCAATGCGGTGGGTCCGATGGTTATTCCGGGATTACCGCAAACCCGGCGCTTGGCTATGCTTCCGACCTTCTGGTGCGGCGTGGCGGCTCGACAATCCTGTCGGAGACCCCTGAAATCTATGGCGCGGAGCACCTTCTGACGCGGCGCGCGGTGGCTTCCCAGGTCGCTGAAGACCTGATCGCGCGGATCGCTTGGTGGGAAGACTACACCGCGACGCGCGGCGGGGAGATGGACAACAACCCCTCGCCCGGCAACAAGCGCGGCGGATTGACGACCATCCTGGAAAAGTCCCTCGGGGCTGTCGCCAAAAGCGGTACGGCGCCGCTAGCCGGCTTTTATAAATTCGCGGAACCCGTCGATCGCAAAGGCTTCGTCTATATGGACAGTCCTGGATACGACCCGTGCTCTGTCACCGGCCAGATCGCCAGCGGTGCGAACCTGATCATCTTCACGACGGGTCGCGGGTCGGTGTCGGGATACAAGCCGACGCCGGGCATCAAATTGGCGACAAACAGTGAAATGTATGCTCGTATGTCCGAGGACATGGACATCAACTGCGGCGATATCGTGACCGATGGCGTCAGCCTCGAACAAAAAGGCGAAGAAATTTTCGAGATGATGATCCGCGTCGCGTCGGGCGAACGCACCAAGAGCGAACAACTCGGTTTCGGCGGAGCTGAATTTGTGCCGTGGCAGATCGGTGCTGTGATGTAA
- a CDS encoding 2-hydroxyacid dehydrogenase, translating to MKPDVLVLQEIRPDQMKQLEAAYTLHRYDQVGDPDALLAEVGDKIEAVVTSGGSGITRAQIERMPNLKIASLSSVGYDTVDLAACNDHGVTVTNTPDVLNDDVADTAIMLLLAVQRGLVKGDAYARSGEWAKSGPMPLLRSTRGKKLGVVGLGRIGKAIAERATPFGLNIVYHGRNKQDAVDYPYYADLKEMAQDVDIMIVITAGGEGTRGLISKDVIEALGPDGALINVSRGTVVDEPAMIEALQSGKLGAAGLDVFLNEPDIDPAFAALENVTLYPHHASGTIETRAAMSQLVVDNLAAHFAGKPLLTPVN from the coding sequence ATGAAGCCCGATGTTCTGGTGTTGCAGGAAATCCGTCCGGATCAGATGAAACAGCTTGAAGCGGCCTACACGCTTCACCGCTATGATCAGGTTGGTGATCCCGACGCGCTTCTGGCTGAAGTGGGCGACAAGATCGAAGCGGTCGTAACATCGGGCGGTTCGGGCATCACGCGTGCGCAGATCGAGCGGATGCCGAATTTGAAGATCGCGTCCCTGTCCAGTGTGGGCTACGACACCGTCGATCTGGCGGCCTGCAATGATCATGGCGTGACAGTCACGAATACGCCCGACGTACTGAACGACGATGTGGCGGACACCGCAATCATGCTGTTGCTGGCCGTGCAGCGCGGGTTGGTCAAGGGCGATGCCTATGCTCGCTCCGGAGAGTGGGCCAAGTCGGGACCGATGCCGTTGCTGCGGTCGACACGTGGCAAGAAACTTGGAGTTGTTGGTCTTGGTCGCATCGGCAAGGCAATCGCGGAACGCGCTACGCCCTTTGGGCTGAACATCGTCTATCACGGTCGGAACAAGCAGGACGCAGTGGATTATCCCTACTACGCGGACCTGAAGGAAATGGCGCAAGACGTGGATATCATGATTGTCATCACGGCTGGCGGAGAAGGTACACGAGGTCTCATCTCCAAAGACGTGATCGAAGCCTTGGGACCGGATGGGGCGCTCATAAATGTCTCGCGCGGAACGGTCGTTGACGAACCTGCGATGATCGAGGCCCTGCAATCAGGTAAGCTTGGCGCGGCTGGTCTCGACGTATTCCTGAATGAACCTGACATTGATCCGGCCTTCGCCGCGCTCGAAAACGTAACACTTTATCCGCATCACGCGTCGGGCACTATTGAAACTCGCGCTGCGATGTCCCAACTCGTGGTGGATAATCTGGCGGCGCATTTTGCGGGCAAACCCCTGCTGACGCCGGTCAACTGA
- a CDS encoding DUF475 domain-containing protein, translating to MVNKAHMKTAYGYFKWAFIVTFLGLILSFWLGWSYSGTMAGALSFLLIGTVLAVLEISLSFDNAIVNANKLKEMTPIWRQRFLTWGILIAVFGMRIVFPLAIVAIAAKIGPWSAISLAATQPQEYARIINEAHLSIAAFGGTFLMMVGLTYFIDEHKEIDWLCSVERRLRSCASIRGLEIALVLMIVMGFASALPSPDDRTFLFAALWGLLTFTAVDTLGHILDAQQQTNAAVRAGGLGAFLYLEVLDASFSFDGVIGAFALTKNLFLIAIGLGIGAMYVRSMTIMLVEKQTLSQFRYLEHGAFYSILALSIIMFAQSMWHIPEVITGLLGAGLIGLSLYSSIRYNKMREREGVKV from the coding sequence ATGGTGAACAAGGCTCACATGAAAACGGCATATGGTTACTTCAAATGGGCCTTCATCGTTACATTTCTGGGGCTGATTCTATCCTTCTGGCTGGGCTGGTCTTATTCGGGAACAATGGCCGGGGCGTTGTCCTTCCTGTTGATTGGGACGGTCCTGGCCGTCCTTGAAATATCGCTGTCCTTCGATAACGCCATCGTCAATGCCAACAAGTTGAAGGAAATGACGCCCATTTGGCGTCAGCGCTTTCTGACCTGGGGCATCCTGATCGCGGTGTTCGGGATGAGGATCGTTTTCCCGCTGGCTATCGTGGCCATCGCTGCAAAGATAGGGCCGTGGTCCGCCATTTCGCTGGCGGCAACACAGCCTCAGGAATATGCCCGCATCATCAATGAGGCACATCTGTCTATTGCCGCCTTCGGCGGCACCTTTCTGATGATGGTGGGGCTGACCTATTTCATCGACGAGCACAAGGAGATCGACTGGCTATGCTCGGTCGAACGCCGGTTGCGCAGTTGCGCCTCAATCCGCGGGTTGGAAATCGCCCTCGTGCTAATGATCGTCATGGGGTTTGCCTCGGCTCTGCCGTCACCGGATGACAGGACGTTCCTGTTCGCCGCCCTTTGGGGTCTGTTGACGTTCACTGCTGTCGACACGCTCGGCCATATACTCGATGCACAGCAGCAGACGAACGCGGCCGTTCGAGCAGGCGGGCTCGGTGCGTTCCTTTACCTAGAGGTACTTGATGCAAGCTTCAGCTTCGACGGCGTGATCGGCGCGTTTGCCCTGACCAAGAACCTGTTCCTGATCGCTATCGGGCTCGGTATCGGGGCGATGTATGTGCGGTCCATGACGATCATGCTGGTCGAAAAGCAGACGTTGTCACAGTTCCGCTATCTCGAACACGGCGCGTTCTATTCGATCCTTGCGCTGTCGATCATCATGTTTGCCCAGTCAATGTGGCATATTCCCGAAGTCATCACGGGACTTCTGGGCGCAGGCTTGATCGGTCTGTCGCTCTACTCGTCCATTCGCTACAACAAGATGCGCGAGCGGGAAGGGGTAAAGGTCTAA
- the purU gene encoding formyltetrahydrofolate deformylase has translation MTAYVLTVQCKSTRGVVAAISGCLAGQGCNITDSAQFDDQETGRFFMRVSFVPETGTPIETIESAFAEAAAPFNMRFSFFDAAEKVKVMIMVSRFGHCLNDLLYRWRIGGLPVDIVGVISNHLDYQKVVVNHDIPFHYIKVTKDNKAEAEAKQMEVIRESGAELVVLARYMQILSDRMCQEMSGRIINIHHSFLPSFKGANPYKQAYERGVKLIGATAHYVTADLDEGPIIEQDIVRVTHAQSASDYVSLGRDVESQVLARAVHAHIHHRSFVNGSKTVVFPASPNSFASERMG, from the coding sequence ATGACGGCATATGTGCTGACGGTGCAGTGTAAATCGACGCGCGGAGTGGTCGCGGCGATCTCGGGTTGTCTTGCCGGACAGGGCTGCAACATTACCGACAGTGCACAATTCGACGATCAGGAAACAGGTCGTTTCTTCATGCGCGTCAGTTTCGTTCCGGAAACTGGCACCCCGATTGAAACCATCGAATCCGCGTTCGCCGAAGCCGCCGCCCCTTTTAACATGCGTTTCAGTTTTTTCGACGCGGCCGAGAAGGTGAAGGTCATGATCATGGTGTCGCGCTTCGGGCACTGCCTGAACGATCTTCTCTATCGCTGGCGGATCGGCGGCTTGCCGGTGGATATCGTGGGCGTGATTTCGAACCACTTGGATTACCAGAAGGTTGTCGTAAATCACGACATCCCGTTTCATTACATCAAGGTCACGAAAGACAACAAGGCCGAGGCCGAAGCCAAGCAGATGGAAGTGATACGTGAAAGCGGCGCGGAGTTGGTCGTATTAGCGCGCTACATGCAGATTCTGTCGGATCGGATGTGTCAGGAAATGTCAGGTCGCATTATCAACATCCACCATTCGTTCCTGCCGTCCTTCAAGGGTGCGAACCCCTACAAGCAGGCTTATGAGCGCGGTGTGAAACTCATCGGTGCGACGGCGCATTACGTGACCGCCGATCTGGATGAAGGCCCGATCATCGAGCAGGACATCGTCCGCGTCACCCATGCCCAAAGCGCGTCGGACTACGTCTCGCTCGGGCGGGATGTCGAAAGTCAGGTGCTGGCACGCGCCGTGCACGCGCATATCCATCACCGCTCCTTCGTCAACGGGTCAAAAACCGTCGTGTTTCCCGCAAGCCCGAACAGCTTCGCGTCAGAGCGGATGGGGTAA
- a CDS encoding aminotransferase class V-fold PLP-dependent enzyme, producing MTQATRSRLLQDFRHSIIGGGLAGLQAGLIGDGTPVEGPFGIHPLLYADYVASGRALRQVEGFVAERLLPYYANSHTEASYCGATMTRTRQEARQIIADHVGADACHAVVFAGSGATAGINRLVHLTGAAQAVRDRARVVVLIGPYEHHSNILPWRECGAEVIEIDEAENGGPDLDHLRSVCAATHDAELRIGTFSAGSNVTGILTDTDAVTSILRENGIVSIWDYAGAGPYVSIDMRTGTAYEKDAVVFSPHKFIGGPAASGVLVVRRDIQGNLTPSVTGGGTVRFVSPYGHDYSTDLVAREEAGTPNVLGDLRAAMAVIVKEAIGQSYMDRRHAELRQRALDIWAANRSIELLGKTTKDQLPIFSFRVRNTRDGGFIHQQLFTRMLSDCYGIQARGGCACAGPYAHRLLGIGKAQSDRMRAEILAGHETEKPGWTRLNFSALLTDDKGDRIIAAVDELARNPFPMADQYRCDPATARFAPSPLAEAG from the coding sequence ATGACCCAAGCGACGCGCAGCAGACTCTTGCAGGATTTCCGGCACTCCATCATTGGCGGTGGTCTGGCCGGGCTTCAAGCGGGGTTGATCGGTGATGGAACACCCGTGGAAGGACCGTTTGGTATCCATCCACTTCTGTACGCCGACTATGTCGCCTCGGGCAGGGCGTTGCGCCAAGTGGAAGGTTTCGTGGCTGAACGCCTTCTGCCCTACTACGCCAACAGTCACACCGAAGCCTCGTATTGCGGGGCGACAATGACGCGCACACGGCAAGAGGCCCGCCAGATCATCGCCGACCATGTTGGTGCAGATGCATGTCATGCAGTGGTTTTCGCAGGTTCCGGAGCGACGGCGGGAATCAACCGGCTGGTACATCTGACGGGTGCAGCACAAGCGGTGCGCGACAGGGCCCGCGTGGTCGTTCTGATCGGCCCTTATGAGCATCACTCAAACATTCTGCCATGGCGGGAATGCGGGGCTGAGGTCATCGAGATTGACGAAGCCGAGAATGGTGGTCCAGACCTCGATCACCTGCGCTCTGTGTGCGCGGCCACGCACGATGCTGAGTTGCGGATCGGGACATTCTCCGCCGGATCGAACGTGACAGGCATCCTGACCGACACGGACGCGGTTACTTCCATTCTACGAGAGAACGGTATTGTATCCATCTGGGACTACGCCGGGGCTGGCCCCTATGTTTCCATCGATATGCGCACGGGCACTGCCTATGAGAAAGACGCCGTCGTTTTCTCGCCGCATAAGTTCATCGGCGGACCCGCGGCTTCTGGCGTGCTGGTCGTGCGCAGAGACATCCAGGGAAATTTGACGCCATCTGTGACTGGGGGCGGAACGGTGCGTTTCGTATCTCCGTACGGGCACGACTACAGCACCGATCTTGTTGCGCGGGAAGAGGCTGGCACGCCGAACGTCCTGGGCGACTTGCGAGCCGCGATGGCGGTGATCGTGAAGGAAGCCATCGGGCAGAGCTATATGGATCGTCGACATGCGGAACTGCGCCAGCGCGCTCTGGACATCTGGGCCGCGAACCGGTCGATCGAGTTGCTCGGCAAGACGACCAAGGATCAGTTGCCGATCTTTTCCTTCCGCGTTCGCAATACGCGTGACGGCGGTTTCATTCATCAGCAATTGTTCACGCGAATGCTCAGCGATTGCTATGGCATACAGGCACGAGGCGGCTGCGCCTGCGCCGGCCCCTATGCACACAGGTTGCTTGGTATCGGCAAGGCGCAAAGCGATCGGATGCGGGCGGAAATCCTTGCCGGGCACGAAACTGAAAAACCTGGCTGGACCCGCCTGAACTTCAGCGCATTGCTGACAGATGACAAAGGTGATCGGATCATTGCCGCGGTGGATGAACTGGCGCGCAACCCCTTCCCCATGGCCGATCAGTATCGCTGCGATCCGGCCACAGCGCGGTTTGCTCCCTCGCCTCTTGCCGAAGCGGGTTGA
- a CDS encoding Lrp/AsnC family transcriptional regulator codes for MDEIDRKLLRELQLDASLSQRDLAERVGLSQNACWRRLKAIKERGLIKNQTVTLDAPGVGLTLTAFVMIRTRHHSKEWLDTFRRAITLIDNVIDFYRIAGDYDYMLKVVAQDMNDFDRIYQRIIEKVELDAVTSYITMESIADQRPLPV; via the coding sequence ATGGATGAAATTGATAGAAAATTGCTGCGTGAACTTCAGTTGGACGCGTCGCTGTCGCAGCGCGATCTTGCCGAGAGAGTTGGTCTGTCGCAGAATGCGTGTTGGCGGCGTCTAAAGGCCATTAAGGAAAGGGGCCTGATTAAGAACCAAACCGTGACCCTTGACGCGCCGGGCGTTGGGCTGACCTTGACTGCCTTTGTGATGATCCGCACGCGGCACCATTCCAAGGAGTGGCTCGATACCTTCAGACGGGCTATCACATTGATCGACAACGTCATCGATTTCTACCGAATTGCCGGAGATTACGATTACATGTTGAAGGTCGTTGCTCAGGACATGAATGATTTCGACCGGATCTACCAACGGATCATAGAGAAGGTCGAACTTGACGCTGTAACCTCTTATATCACAATGGAAAGTATCGCTGACCAACGGCCGTTGCCGGTCTAG
- a CDS encoding LacI family DNA-binding transcriptional regulator: MVRPTIKDVAQAAGVSIATVDRVVNNRGGVSMRKHALVARAIAELNYVRDLSAANLSRKRNYRLMFVLPEGDNAFFSTLRNLVRAKEPEAALLRTVLELRLVPGFDSDALVEEIDQIDASRIDGVAIVATESQVVRDAIRRLIQRGVQVLTLVSDLPSSGRHGYVGIDNVAAGRTAARFMGRYLSRTGGKVAVLAGSMIARDHLERRLGFDQIMREDFPHVDVMPSVETLDDRNHVERLVSEALRNEDLAGIYNIGAGNQGLIEAVANVTFEHRPVTIAHDLLQVTRQGVEAGLIDIVIDQAPEREITTAIELLRALSDGQAISEARAAIGIGVYVRDNLPQPGEISAPQPAEPLVRVGET, encoded by the coding sequence GTGGTGCGGCCAACCATCAAGGATGTTGCTCAGGCAGCAGGTGTCAGCATTGCGACCGTCGATCGGGTCGTGAACAACCGGGGGGGCGTGTCGATGCGCAAGCATGCGCTGGTGGCCAGGGCCATCGCGGAACTGAATTACGTGCGTGATTTGTCGGCTGCCAACCTGTCCCGAAAGCGTAACTACCGGCTGATGTTCGTTTTGCCGGAAGGCGACAATGCTTTCTTTTCCACACTTCGCAATCTGGTGCGCGCCAAGGAGCCCGAAGCGGCATTGTTGCGCACCGTGCTTGAATTGCGCTTGGTGCCGGGATTCGACTCCGATGCGCTGGTTGAGGAAATCGACCAGATCGATGCCAGCCGAATCGACGGTGTAGCAATCGTTGCGACAGAGTCGCAAGTCGTGCGCGATGCGATCAGGCGACTGATCCAGCGCGGCGTGCAGGTGCTGACGCTGGTCTCCGACCTGCCAAGTTCCGGCCGTCACGGTTATGTGGGGATCGACAATGTGGCGGCAGGGCGTACTGCGGCACGCTTCATGGGTCGATATTTGAGCCGAACGGGTGGCAAGGTGGCCGTGCTCGCCGGGTCAATGATCGCACGCGACCATCTGGAACGACGGCTCGGCTTTGACCAGATCATGCGCGAGGATTTCCCACATGTTGACGTTATGCCAAGTGTCGAGACGCTCGATGACCGAAACCATGTCGAACGGTTGGTCAGCGAGGCACTTCGTAACGAAGACCTGGCTGGCATCTACAACATCGGCGCGGGCAATCAGGGGCTGATCGAGGCTGTGGCCAATGTCACGTTCGAACACCGGCCTGTCACGATCGCGCACGATCTTCTGCAGGTGACGCGTCAGGGTGTCGAAGCCGGGCTGATCGACATCGTGATCGACCAGGCGCCGGAGCGCGAGATCACGACGGCCATCGAGTTGCTTCGCGCGCTCAGCGACGGGCAAGCGATTTCCGAGGCGCGGGCCGCGATCGGCATCGGTGTCTATGTGCGGGACAACCTTCCGCAGCCCGGCGAAATTTCAGCACCACAGCCAGCCGAGCCATTGGTTCGCGTAGGCGAGACATGA
- a CDS encoding sugar phosphate isomerase/epimerase family protein, translating to MKTIKGPALFLAQFAGDEAPFDSWDNITKWSADCGYKGVQVPSFVSSLIDLDKAAESKDYCDEFKGKATENGVEVTELSTHLQGQLVAVHPAYDEAFDGFAVPEVRGNPKARQEWAVDQVKKALSASKNMGITEMASFSGALAWPFMYPWPQRPAGLVEAAFDELAKRWHPILDHADDCGVDVCFEIHPGEDLHDGVTFEMFLERVGNHARCNMLYDPSHYVLQCLDYLDNIDIYKDRIKMFHVKDAEFNPTGRQGVYGGFQGWVDRAGRFRSLGDGQVDFGAVFSKMAANDFDGWAVVEWECCLKHPEDGAREGAQFVSDHIIRVTEKAFDDFAGGGTDDAMNRRMLGLEA from the coding sequence ATGAAGACGATCAAGGGCCCCGCGCTGTTCCTGGCGCAATTCGCGGGCGACGAAGCGCCGTTCGACAGTTGGGACAATATCACCAAATGGTCGGCTGATTGCGGATACAAGGGCGTGCAGGTGCCCAGCTTCGTGTCGTCGCTGATCGACTTGGACAAAGCAGCGGAGTCGAAAGATTATTGCGATGAATTCAAGGGAAAGGCGACGGAGAACGGTGTCGAAGTGACAGAGTTGTCAACGCACCTTCAAGGCCAACTCGTTGCCGTTCATCCAGCCTATGACGAAGCGTTTGACGGGTTCGCCGTCCCGGAAGTACGCGGCAATCCGAAGGCACGGCAAGAATGGGCAGTCGATCAGGTCAAAAAGGCGCTGTCGGCCTCGAAGAACATGGGCATCACGGAAATGGCGTCGTTCTCGGGCGCGCTAGCCTGGCCCTTCATGTATCCATGGCCGCAGCGTCCTGCCGGGCTGGTCGAGGCCGCGTTCGATGAACTGGCCAAGCGCTGGCACCCGATCCTTGACCACGCTGACGATTGCGGTGTGGACGTCTGCTTTGAGATTCATCCGGGTGAGGATCTTCATGACGGCGTTACGTTCGAGATGTTCCTTGAGAGGGTCGGCAACCATGCACGATGCAACATGCTCTACGATCCGTCGCATTATGTGCTGCAATGTCTGGATTATCTGGACAACATCGACATCTACAAAGACCGCATCAAGATGTTCCACGTCAAAGATGCAGAATTCAATCCGACAGGGCGCCAAGGTGTCTATGGTGGGTTCCAGGGCTGGGTGGATCGCGCTGGTCGCTTCCGTAGCCTTGGAGATGGTCAAGTTGATTTCGGGGCTGTATTCTCGAAGATGGCCGCGAATGATTTCGACGGATGGGCCGTGGTTGAATGGGAATGCTGCCTGAAGCACCCCGAGGACGGCGCACGCGAAGGCGCACAGTTCGTCAGTGATCACATCATCCGCGTGACAGAGAAAGCCTTCGACGATTTTGCCGGCGGCGGCACCGATGACGCGATGAACCGTCGTATGCTGGGGCTGGAGGCTTGA
- a CDS encoding Gfo/Idh/MocA family protein, with amino-acid sequence MAIEGKNEQNIGRIRLGMVGGGKDAFIGGVHRIASRIDDKYELVAGALSSTPEKAQQSGRALGLADDRIYDSFKDMAIREARLKNGIEAVAIVTPNHVHFTAAREFLKRGIHVICDKPLTSTLPDAKKLVKAAEDSDALFILTHNYTGYPLIRQAREMVASGDLGEIRLVQVEYPQDWLTEPMENEGAKQAVWRTDPERSGAGGCIGDIGTHAFNLASFVTGLELEALSADLQSFVPGRQLDDNAHVMMRFQGGARGMLWSSQVAPGNENALRLRVYGSKGGIEWAQENPNQMWFTSFGQPKQLLTRNGAGATAGNLSASRIPPGHPEGYLEGFANIYAEAARAIEAKRLGQSLPDDLLYPTVQDGLIGVQFIDACVRSSRRDAAWVKLG; translated from the coding sequence ATGGCAATCGAAGGCAAGAACGAACAAAACATCGGCCGTATCCGTCTGGGTATGGTGGGTGGCGGCAAGGATGCGTTTATCGGAGGCGTTCATCGCATCGCCTCGCGTATCGACGACAAGTATGAACTGGTGGCCGGTGCGCTGTCCTCGACGCCCGAAAAGGCGCAGCAATCGGGGCGCGCACTGGGCCTCGCCGATGATCGCATCTATGACAGCTTCAAGGACATGGCGATCCGCGAGGCACGGTTAAAAAACGGGATCGAAGCCGTGGCCATCGTCACACCCAACCATGTGCATTTCACCGCCGCGCGGGAATTCCTTAAACGTGGCATCCATGTGATCTGCGACAAGCCACTGACATCCACGCTGCCGGACGCCAAGAAGCTGGTCAAGGCGGCAGAAGACTCGGATGCGCTGTTCATTCTGACCCATAACTACACCGGATACCCACTGATCCGTCAGGCGCGAGAGATGGTGGCCTCCGGCGATCTGGGTGAGATCCGTCTTGTGCAGGTCGAATATCCGCAGGACTGGCTGACCGAGCCGATGGAAAACGAAGGGGCCAAGCAAGCCGTCTGGCGTACCGATCCTGAACGCTCTGGTGCCGGCGGCTGCATCGGTGATATCGGCACGCATGCCTTCAACCTTGCCAGCTTCGTGACTGGGCTGGAACTCGAGGCACTCAGCGCCGATCTACAAAGCTTCGTGCCGGGTCGCCAGCTTGATGACAACGCCCATGTCATGATGCGTTTCCAGGGTGGTGCGCGCGGAATGCTGTGGTCATCTCAGGTCGCACCCGGCAACGAAAATGCGTTGCGGTTGCGGGTTTATGGCTCCAAGGGGGGCATCGAGTGGGCGCAGGAAAACCCCAACCAGATGTGGTTCACGTCGTTTGGCCAGCCCAAGCAGTTGCTGACCCGCAACGGGGCAGGGGCGACAGCAGGCAACCTCTCGGCATCCCGTATTCCGCCGGGCCATCCGGAAGGTTATCTGGAAGGCTTCGCAAACATCTATGCTGAAGCAGCCCGCGCGATCGAAGCGAAGCGCTTGGGGCAGTCGCTACCTGACGATCTGCTGTATCCAACCGTGCAGGACGGCTTGATCGGTGTGCAGTTCATCGACGCTTGCGTGCGGTCTTCCAGGCGTGACGCAGCTTGGGTCAAACTCGGATGA